A single genomic interval of Terriglobus albidus harbors:
- a CDS encoding tyrosine-type recombinase/integrase, with the protein MRSALSDAKVKQAKAGTTAWKITDGGGLFLLVTPSGGKLWRWKYRYQGKAKLMALGQYPDVSLTLARELHRKGRELLATGVDPMAQRKADKLRTREADENSFATVAAKWLEHWRVGKSVRHWGTVSRRLKADILPILGACPIGTIGAPDVVAVAKAIEGRGPTDLPKRSLQYIGQIFRYAIAHGYATRNPASEVKPGDILKSTQTVNQACIDAKELPDLLKAIEVYRGTQMTRLAFKLMALTFVRTAELVGAKWSEFDLAAARWDIPAERMKLKAPHIVPLARQTIEVLESLRLISGDSEYLFPKALSGAARRSRTPSKAADAAAGRSVTMSKNTLLEGLDRMGYKGRMTGHGFRSLASTILNEHDFDEAHIELQLAHMKRNKVAAAYNHAKYLRQRTVMMQWWADFLEQTQRGVKVLPFRSLVG; encoded by the coding sequence ATGAGATCGGCATTGTCGGACGCGAAGGTAAAGCAGGCAAAGGCAGGGACAACAGCTTGGAAGATCACCGATGGCGGAGGGTTATTTCTTCTAGTGACACCAAGCGGCGGGAAGCTTTGGCGCTGGAAGTACCGCTATCAGGGCAAAGCGAAACTCATGGCACTCGGACAATATCCTGATGTCTCTCTGACTCTCGCCCGAGAGCTGCACAGAAAGGGCCGTGAGCTATTGGCTACCGGCGTCGATCCGATGGCCCAGAGGAAGGCGGACAAGCTGAGAACACGCGAGGCGGACGAGAACTCGTTCGCGACCGTCGCGGCCAAATGGCTGGAGCACTGGCGTGTTGGCAAGTCCGTCCGGCATTGGGGTACGGTTAGCCGCCGTTTGAAGGCCGACATCTTGCCGATCTTGGGAGCATGTCCCATCGGGACGATTGGGGCTCCGGATGTGGTTGCGGTGGCGAAGGCAATCGAGGGACGTGGACCCACAGACCTCCCAAAGCGGTCACTGCAATACATCGGGCAAATCTTCCGATATGCCATCGCTCATGGGTATGCGACACGCAATCCTGCGAGTGAGGTAAAACCCGGCGACATCCTGAAGTCAACGCAAACGGTCAATCAGGCTTGCATCGATGCAAAAGAGCTGCCTGATCTACTCAAAGCCATCGAGGTCTATCGCGGGACGCAAATGACGCGGCTGGCGTTCAAGCTGATGGCCCTGACCTTCGTTCGGACGGCAGAATTGGTTGGCGCGAAGTGGAGCGAGTTCGACTTAGCTGCGGCACGTTGGGATATCCCGGCTGAGCGGATGAAGCTGAAGGCTCCCCACATCGTTCCGTTGGCAAGGCAAACGATTGAAGTACTGGAGTCATTGCGCCTCATCTCGGGGGATTCCGAGTACCTGTTCCCCAAGGCATTATCCGGGGCGGCTAGGAGATCAAGGACTCCATCGAAGGCGGCGGACGCCGCTGCTGGCAGGTCTGTGACGATGAGCAAAAACACTCTCCTTGAAGGGCTGGACCGCATGGGCTACAAGGGCCGGATGACGGGGCATGGCTTCCGGAGCTTGGCATCGACGATTCTCAATGAGCATGACTTCGATGAAGCGCATATAGAACTGCAGCTCGCCCACATGAAGCGCAACAAGGTCGCGGCGGCTTACAACCATGCGAAGTACCTGAGGCAGCGCACAGTGATGATGCAGTGGTGGGCCGACTTCTTGGAACAGACCCAGCGTGGCGTCAAGGTTCTTCCCTTCCGGTCGCTTGTTGGGTAA
- a CDS encoding HK97 family phage prohead protease: MEHRDFNLKIKSVDDAGTFVGMASVYGNVDLGNDVVDAGAFSRTLIPGKTFPVLWQHKTDEPIGSCKVIDSRDGLQVIGSLLMSDPTAQKAYKFMREGIIKGLSIGFDTLQATYDGDIRHLTELRLWEVSIVTIPMNQAAMVTSVKGVSDADRAKHLKAISDHRKAIDRHQQGIQMHLKALLDGVDDEDDPVLEDDEDDGTKAFVAELVKLAKQASEFAAL; encoded by the coding sequence ATGGAGCACAGAGATTTCAATCTCAAGATCAAGAGCGTCGATGATGCAGGCACCTTCGTCGGCATGGCTTCGGTCTACGGCAACGTTGACCTTGGAAATGACGTGGTAGATGCAGGCGCATTTTCCAGAACGCTAATTCCCGGCAAGACCTTCCCGGTGCTATGGCAGCATAAGACCGACGAGCCAATCGGTTCTTGTAAGGTCATCGACTCGCGCGACGGTTTGCAGGTCATCGGCTCCCTGCTAATGAGCGATCCGACGGCTCAAAAAGCTTACAAGTTCATGCGCGAAGGCATCATCAAAGGGTTGTCGATTGGCTTCGACACGCTTCAGGCCACCTACGACGGAGACATTCGGCATTTGACCGAATTAAGATTGTGGGAGGTCTCCATCGTTACGATCCCGATGAACCAGGCTGCGATGGTCACGTCTGTGAAGGGCGTGTCAGATGCGGACAGGGCGAAGCACCTGAAGGCCATCAGCGATCACCGCAAGGCCATCGACCGGCACCAGCAAGGCATTCAAATGCACCTGAAGGCGTTGCTCGACGGCGTTGACGATGAGGACGATCCTGTCCTCGAAGACGATGAGGACGACGGGACCAAGGCCTTCGTGGCGGAGCTGGTGAAGTTGGCCAAGCAAGCGTCGGAGTTCGCCGCTCTGTGA
- the ispG gene encoding flavodoxin-dependent (E)-4-hydroxy-3-methylbut-2-enyl-diphosphate synthase — translation MPEIHRRKAVTVNVGGVRVGSDAPVVVQSMTNTDTADIESTVQQIAALARAGSEMVRITVNNEDAAKAVPYIVEGIHNKGWNTPIIGDFHYNGHILLTKYPACAQALSKYRINPGNVSIGRKDDDNFRTMVECAVKNQKPVRIGVNWGSLDQALLTRMMDENSKSATPLDARDVMMEAMVVSAVDNAAAAERYGLRRDQIVLSAKVSNVRDLIDVYSELARRCDHALHLGLTEAGMGMKGTVASAAGLAPLLLAGIGDTIRVSLTPTPGGDRSEEVRCAQQVLQALNIRSFTPQVTSCPGCGRTTSTYFQELAQQVQNYLTASMPDWKKIYPGVEEMKLAVMGCIVNGPGESKHANIGISLPGTFEEPKAPVYVDGKLFTTLKGDHIVQEFQVILDNYVKQRYGNQPHVI, via the coding sequence ATGCCTGAAATCCACCGCCGTAAAGCTGTAACCGTCAATGTTGGAGGCGTTCGTGTCGGTTCCGACGCGCCCGTCGTCGTGCAGTCGATGACTAACACTGACACCGCTGACATCGAATCCACCGTCCAGCAGATCGCCGCCCTGGCGCGCGCCGGTTCTGAGATGGTCCGTATCACTGTTAATAATGAAGACGCAGCCAAGGCTGTTCCCTATATCGTGGAAGGCATTCACAACAAAGGCTGGAATACGCCCATCATCGGCGATTTCCACTACAACGGCCACATTCTGTTGACGAAGTACCCCGCCTGCGCTCAGGCGCTCTCCAAGTACCGCATCAACCCCGGCAATGTCTCTATCGGCCGGAAAGACGACGATAACTTCCGCACCATGGTGGAATGCGCCGTCAAGAACCAGAAGCCCGTCCGTATCGGCGTGAACTGGGGGTCGCTCGACCAGGCTTTGCTGACCCGGATGATGGACGAGAACTCCAAGTCGGCCACGCCGCTTGACGCCCGCGACGTCATGATGGAGGCCATGGTCGTCTCCGCCGTTGACAACGCCGCTGCCGCCGAGCGCTATGGCCTGCGCCGCGATCAGATCGTGCTCTCCGCTAAGGTCTCGAATGTCCGCGACCTGATCGATGTCTACTCTGAACTAGCCCGCCGATGTGACCACGCTCTGCACCTTGGCCTCACCGAGGCCGGTATGGGTATGAAGGGCACCGTCGCCTCCGCCGCCGGCCTGGCTCCCCTGCTTCTGGCCGGTATTGGCGACACCATCCGCGTCTCGCTCACCCCTACACCCGGCGGCGACCGCAGCGAAGAGGTTCGTTGCGCCCAGCAGGTATTGCAGGCGCTGAACATCCGCAGCTTCACCCCGCAGGTGACAAGCTGCCCCGGCTGCGGACGCACCACCAGCACCTACTTCCAGGAGCTGGCGCAGCAGGTGCAGAACTACCTCACCGCCTCCATGCCCGACTGGAAGAAGATCTATCCCGGCGTGGAAGAGATGAAGCTGGCTGTTATGGGTTGCATCGTCAATGGCCCCGGCGAGTCCAAGCATGCCAACATCGGCATCTCACTGCCTGGCACCTTCGAAGAGCCCAAAGCTCCTGTGTATGTCGATGGCAAGCTCTTTACGACACTCAAGGGCGACCACATCGTGCAGGAGTTTCAGGTCATCCTCGACAACTACGTCAAGCAGCGCTACGGCAACCAACCCCACGTCATCTAG
- a CDS encoding DUF2971 domain-containing protein codes for MNDPLSAEPDLIKDLLTKPIPKNLWHYTSYKAFQGIVESKQIFATDLRYLNDSQEFVHAKELAQELADEVVDSSAAGVVVNGMLKKAVDLAFNTGPLRADRLQVMVASFSNARDQLSQWRGYSGASSGVSISFDLSKIRPPLGVETAVVFAPCVYELSEKKALLQRALSHMVGVVAEWVQDVQEAIQSDPQLLNKIKNPTEHGSPYVNGLDLNARLRQAMTKVNFDLVRLCPLLKDSSFSEEREWRLVLPISAGKQLQNPIKFRPTSNTLVPYIPYPLCGPDEPAPVNDLILGPGSHAEAEAATFSFLQSKHIMVKPQTSKVPYRAS; via the coding sequence ATGAACGATCCACTCAGCGCAGAACCCGACCTCATCAAAGATCTGCTTACGAAACCCATACCTAAAAACCTCTGGCACTACACCAGTTACAAAGCCTTTCAAGGCATCGTCGAGTCGAAGCAGATTTTTGCTACCGACCTCCGCTACCTCAACGATAGCCAAGAGTTCGTTCATGCCAAGGAATTGGCCCAGGAGCTTGCCGACGAAGTAGTAGATTCGTCCGCTGCCGGTGTGGTGGTGAATGGGATGCTCAAGAAAGCCGTGGACTTAGCATTCAATACGGGGCCGCTTCGTGCAGATCGACTTCAAGTTATGGTTGCGTCGTTTTCCAATGCGCGAGATCAGCTAAGCCAGTGGCGAGGCTACTCGGGGGCATCAAGCGGAGTGAGTATATCGTTCGACCTTTCGAAGATCCGACCGCCATTGGGGGTCGAGACTGCGGTTGTGTTCGCACCCTGCGTCTACGAGCTTTCGGAGAAAAAGGCGTTACTACAGCGTGCGCTCTCTCATATGGTTGGCGTTGTGGCTGAGTGGGTGCAGGACGTTCAGGAGGCGATCCAATCAGACCCCCAGCTTCTTAACAAAATTAAGAACCCGACTGAACATGGTTCCCCCTACGTCAATGGGTTGGATCTCAATGCCCGTCTTCGACAGGCCATGACGAAGGTCAACTTCGACCTCGTCCGCCTTTGTCCGTTATTGAAAGATTCTTCGTTTTCAGAGGAGCGAGAGTGGCGTTTGGTACTCCCAATCTCTGCGGGCAAGCAATTGCAGAATCCAATAAAGTTCCGTCCCACCAGCAACACGCTAGTTCCGTATATTCCGTACCCGTTATGCGGACCGGACGAACCGGCACCAGTAAATGACCTTATCCTTGGGCCAGGAAGCCACGCCGAGGCGGAAGCGGCAACATTCTCATTTCTTCAAAGTAAACACATAATGGTCAAGCCTCAGACTTCAAAGGTTCCTTATCGTGCTTCTTAG